The genomic DNA GAGAGCTGAatgagaagagcagagaagaggtatataccCATTTCCCGTTGCGTTAATGACATTTCTTCATCGACCTGTTCTCCTTCCCAATGTGTGGTAACATGCTGCACAAGTACGCTGATACTCTCGTGCTGCGGTCATGAGCAGTGACGCCTCAATGATATCTGTGCTTTGTAAAGGGACGATGAGAGAACGTGATGTATGTATAGTAAGGGACCCTCTTGCGATTCACAATCTACAACATGCTACTATCAAAATTGCCAAACACCATATCGAATATCAAACATCAATCAATCATACTGCTCCTCCAACCACGCCCTCAAATCTCCTATCGTTGGATAATCCAAAAACAAACTCCCATTCACCTGGACATCCAATTCTGATTTTAATTTCTCGGAAACGACGAGTGACATTAGAGAATCGATTCCTACGTCCATGAAACTCACGTCGTCGCGTAGAGCTGTGGAGTCGAGGCCCGTTTCGTCGATGATGAGTTGGATTGCTTTGCTTGTTACACCACCTCCTTGCGATACTGGGGCGACCACAGCGACCGCCACCGCAGGCTGAGCTTTTTGCTTTGGCGGCGCTGGTGTAGCATTCGGCATGTTCGTGGGGAGTTTCGAAGGAGCTTGATGACTCTTTGTAGATGGTGGGGTCGGTGACTCGCGTAGAGATTCGGAGCTTGAGGAGCTGGTTAAGGATGGTGTTGGTGGCATGACGGTTCGTGTCGGAGCCCTATGGCTCGTGGAAGCCTTGTCTGGTGGAGAGAAGAATCGATCCAGGAGGATACGAGGATAGCTGTGGAATTCAATGTCTCCGACCATGCCCATGATTTCATCTCCTTGGAAAATGTAGACATCGCCGAAATAGCCGCCACCTTCTCTTTGGATCATTCGGACGTAGGATCTGTAGCGGCCTCCAGCGACGAGGGGCTTGGCGAATCGCATTGATTTCCAGCCTGGTGTTACGCAGTAGTTCTTTTGAGTATCCATAGCGTCGGAGCAGTTCATGATGAAACCTGCGAGATGTGCGACGCTGTCGATGAAGTATGGTGGTACGGTCCAAGTTCCGCTTGTTGATTGTGTTGTTAGTTGGACGTCGGCGTAGCCTTCTAGGCCGTTGATCACTACGGATTGCATTCCTCGGTATTTGTCGGCGTAGTTGACGAGGTTGCTACCGAATAAGTTGTAGGCCATGTTGCGAGACAGACGATTCGCTTGACCTTCGAGGGCCAGACGGTCTAAGGTCTCCATTCTGTCAAGCACCAGGTGTGTGAGAGATGACCAGGAGCGAAGTGCGGCTGAGTTATCCTCAAAAGTCACGGTGGCCGTAGCGAATGGCTCAGAAActtcgttgttgttgtcttcTTCCACGTTCTGCCAGGTCAACGTGACTCCGTTTTGCCAAGCGCCTTGCGTCTCAGCAGTGACCTGGATGAGTTGTGGGAGACTGGTGTTCGATCGGGCTACCAGGCCCTTGGTCACGGCCATGTTGGTAATGTTCATCAATGGAGCATCTTTGGCTCCAGGATGCAGCTTCTTGTAAATGTAAGTAGCGAGTGTATATGATATATCAGCGTGAATTGACTAGAGCCAGCAGGTCAGTACTCATGATACAGCTCACTTCCGGTAGGAGAGATCACTTACAGATGTGACAACACCACAATTGTTCATGCGATGTccgtgagcagcagcaagaaagtCGGGTTCCATGAGATCAGATCGCATGACAACGGATCCAGTGACATCAGTGAATTCCTCATCAATGATGTTCTGTACCAATGAAGTGCGGAAAGAGCTGACATTTCCGCTCTGTTGGGTCGAAGCAGCTGGCTTCATCGTCGCGTAGAAATCGTTGCCTTTGGTCAGACACCAATCTCCGTTGTATTGTAGCCAGTAGTTCTTCTCATTCCAGGCGTATGTTGGTAGGGTGAGGAGGCGTAGTCGACCATCACGTTCAAACGGTCGATGGAATTCGTTCCAGTCTATGGTGACGCCAGCCAGGTGCATGGCAGCCAAGCCATCGCTGACAGTCGACCAGTTGTCCTCTCCACGGCGCATCGATGCAATTGTAAGTGGCTTCTCGGGTGCGAACGTAGATTTGATGAAGCCGACACAAACCGGATGGGGACCAATTTCGAGCCATGTTGTTTCATCATCGACTGTAGACATAGATTGGGCATTTCTCAAAGCCGACAGGAAGTCAACGGTCTCGCGTGTCGAGCGGCGGAGGTATTCTGCATTGAGGGTCTTGCCATCGAACACTACTCGGCCTGAGAGGAAGCCGTCAGCAAGATACTCAACAGTGCAAGAGCGATAACGTGCTTACCCAGGAGAGGAGATATGATGGGCATCGTTGGTTCGCGGAAGATGACACTCGACTTAGCAAGAGCCTCAAAGTCATTAAGAATAGGGTCTGTTTGCGCGGAATGGAAAGCAAAGGCCTGTAGGGAAGAAGGAGTCAGCAAAAGAGGGTCAAGACCTGGAAGTGAGAACAACTTACGACGTCAAGCTTGATGCATCTGTACCCAGCAGCACCAAGAATTTCAGCAAGCTTGTCCATCTCACTTTGTGTCCCGCTCAGGACGGTGTCGGAGGGACCATTGACACAAGCTACTTCGTATGGCTCTCCATTCGCAGCCTGCTTGATCTGTTCTCGATCCGCTCTGACTGCCATCATAACATGGCTGCCGACTTGGCACTTTTCTTGGAGTAGCTGTGCCCGTTTACCAACGAGATAGATAGTATCGTTGGCTGATAGCACGCCACCAATGTGCATTGCTGCGTATTCGCCGAGACTGTGGCCAATAACTGCATCGGGATTGACACCAAGTGATGACCAGTATCGAGCAAGAGCAATCTCCGTACAGACTAATGCTAGTTGAGTGACAACCGGTGAATGTCCAGTATAGTCTGCGGGATGTGAGCCGTCTATGGCTGGAATGAATGATTCGAATCCTTGACTTTGAGCGATCCGATCAAGCTGGGCAATTTGATCGCGGAAGACTTGCGAGTCGCGGTAAAGTTCCAGGTTTGAGGACTTCAGAGAGGCTCCTTGGCCTGTGAATGCAAACACTATCGACGGGCTTTGCTGTTTGGCGACAGGCTTGATGTTTTCAATGTGGTCACCGTCCAGCAGTGATACCAGTTTCTTCCGAACCTGGGGAATGGAGGCTCCTGTGACAGCCACTCTGTTGGTATGCTGATATCGGCGTGCTGTTGTCGTGTATGCAAGGTCGGCAAGTCTCATCTCCGCGTTGGAGGGATTGTCAATATATGCGAGTAGACGCTCAATATTCCCGCGCAGCGAAGTCTTGCTCTTGGCTGAGACGGTCACTACGTGGGCTCCACGCGGGTCAAGGTCTGTGGTCGCACTACGGAAGggagcttcttcgaggatCATGGTTGTGTTGCCACCTGCAGCACCGAAGTTGTTAATTGCTGCAAGACGTTTCTTGCCTTCCACCCTTGGCCAAGGCGTCATCGAGAATGGTATGTGGACATTGCGCTGATCGAAATCAGTCGGCAGACGTGGGTTGATTTCGGTTTTGATGCCAATATGGCGCGGTATGCTCTCCTTCTGGAGCATTAGGAGGAGTTTCGCAAGAGCGGTTGCACCAGCCACCGACTCTCCATGACCGACGTTTGACTTGACCGCCCCGATGTGAAGAGGTTGATCCTTCTTGCGACGTTTCTTGATATTGGGCGCATATACGTTCAGTATACCTTGGACTTCTTCATGGTCACCGGCTTGTGTTCCTGGAGCACATGCAGCGTCAGCTTGACAGTCAGAGGAGAATAGCACAGCACTTACCGGTTCCGTGAAGCTCCACGTAGGAGATATCAATAGGATCCACTCCCGCCTGGTGAAGGACTTGGCGGGCAAGATATTCTTGGTGGCCGGCATGAGGGTGCGTGATTGACACAGCCTCTGCGGAATGATTGGTGCCTGCTCCCAAGATGACGCCGAGGACATTGTCATTATCTGCTTCGGCGTCTTCCAGGCGTTTGATAACGAGTGAGACTATAGCCAGGTCAGCGTGGGAATATTGGGGCACGATCATAAGGTCTGCGGGACGTACCAATGCCTTCTGCACGACAGTAACCGTCAGCAGTAGCATCCCATGTCTTGCAGGCATTATGACCTGTGGTCAAGAAGTGACCTTGAGAAAGCCCAGTAAAGCCGTCCGGATTGGTGAGAACATTCACGCCTCCAGTAAGTACTGTGTCCACGTCGCCATTCCAGATGGCCTTACACGCGACCTCAATTGCTGCGAGCCCAGACGAGCAGGCTGTGTCGATGCTGTAGCTGGGTCCTGCGAATTTGAAAAAGTAGTTAATACGGCCAGGTCCGAAAGCCCGACATCCACCAGGGATGTAGTAAGTACCAACCTTCTGGCCTTGATTGACTTCACGGTAGTCATCGGCCGACTGGCCATAGTAAGTGCCAATGCGTTCGCTAGCAGTCGATGGGGTCCGACCAGTGCCAGCGTAGCCGGACATTTCTAGAGCTTCGTAGGCTGTGACGAGCATTAGACGCATCTGTGGATCCACAACCTCAGCTTCGCGAGGAGACATCTGGAAGAAGGATGCGTCAAATGCTCCTGGTTCGTCAAGAAAACAGCCATATGCAGTCTTGGTCTTGTTCAGCTGCTTGCCGGTGGGGTCGTGGTGGCTGTCAATGTCAAATCGATCGGCAGGTATACGCCTGGAAACGTCGAGACCCTCTTCTAAGATCTTCCAGAAGCCTTCATTGTCGGTGGCTCCACCAGGAAGACGGCAGGACATGCCTACGATGGCAAGCTTGCACTGTGATGGTCCGAGAGAATGTGACGCAGAACTGGTGACACTGGTTTTGCCAAGCCATGACATGAGGTCTACTGTGGGCAATTTGGATCCGGACCCGGCACTCAGAGCTGTGATCATGTCGTTGAGAGGTATGGAGTTGCCGAAGCAGTACGCCACTCCTGTTAGATCTTGCTGCGAGTCTTCTTGCGCCTTTTCCACGACACTCTCGACCACACGATCGAATGTGATAGCCTTCGTGAGCAGCTCACAAATGACATTCTCCCAAAGGTCAGTCGCAGTAGCCACATCATATGGAGAGCCGGTGCTTGGAGACCAGATGGCGCTCACTGGTGAGCTTGGCACATTCAATGCAGTGGGACCATGAACTACGCTGGCGATATCCCGCAAGTCATAGACGTGCGGAGCGTGGCAGAGACCACCGTATACCGGCAAAGGAATGTATTGCGAGGTTCGGAAAAGCTCACTTCGATTGAAGAGAGATCGAAGTCGAGCGGGAGGACCACTGACTGTGATGGAAGTTGGCGAGAAAGCGCTGAGGAAGAGGTAGTTCGGAACAGATGCCTGAATTCTGTGGTTGAAGTCGTCTAAAGTCTCCTGTGCCAGTGTTGGGTCGACTTTATGAACGACGTACGCCCATGTATCTGGATCCTCAGCATATGATTCTAGATTGTTGGACACCCGCTTCACGTGAATACCGAGTCGGAATGCGAGACggacagcatcagcaccaGCTCCAGGGAGGTCGGCAAGTGTAGCGGACGTAGCCAACCCTGCTGCGGTCAACAAGCCTGTACCTAGAGCCGTTAGGGCGGCAGTCTGTAAGTCTTTCAGTCGCTCAGGATTTGCGCTCAGATATCTGTGCTCGGGGTTAGTTCAAGTCTTGACTTGCATCTGAGTCAACGTACCCAATCAGCGTTGCCATTTGCAGAAAAACAAGCAAAGTGCCCTCTATGGCGCCGCAGAGAGGTCCTTCTCGGAACTCCGGTTCGTCTCCCCATCGCAAGAGGTCATCAAATGGAGGTACACAATCTTTCTCTTCTGTAGGTAGACGCTTGATCTCATCTTTCACGGCTTCGCTCGCCTGTCGAAGAAAGTGGTGCAGGCATATCTGCGCCGGGTCCTTGGAGAGGTTGTGCAATCGACGGAACGTATCTTGAAGTTCTCCCCTGGGATACTCGTTGCTAAAGTATACCAGATTCATGCTGTTGAAGGCAATGACGTCCGCAGCTAAGGCGTTCGCGGTTATGTGTAGGTACGGAGTGTGAATCGCATGGAGGATGTCACATTCAGCAACGCAGTCACGTAACACGTTGAGAAGGAGCTGACGAGGGTAGACCGACCATTGATGAGAGGCTTCAGATCGATGTTAACAATGGAACGAATAGACCGAAGGGATGTTGCTAGTGCTTGAACACGGTCAGCAAGCCAGATGCGAGTGAACCGGATAGACAGTCGCCCCGGTGGATTTCGTTCCACGCTCCATGACAACTCCGATTGTCGCGAAGAACAGTATGTGGAGCTCCGAGTACAGTCCACAGCTGCTAGATTGAGCTCATTCCACGTGGAGGAGCCCGATGCACGGAAGTGATTGGTCACTATCGACAAGTCTTCCCGGAATCTCACATCTTTTCAGCATAGTCCGAATTGGTTGTTCTGTCGGAACATATGCTCTTCATATTCGGCTCTATCAGCTTGTGCCCACATTTTGCATCCATGGAGCTTTGCACATGCGAACGTGAAGATGGCGCGTGTCTCCCCAGTGCATCCCACGTGTCGGCCATGATGTCGATCCTTGTTTGCAATTGCCCGAACCACATCACGGCAGACTCAATTATCCGAGCCGCACGATCGTTCTTTCTTGTGGAAAGACATGGCTGAAAGACTAGCAAGACTTGCATCGAGCTGTTTTCAATACGCGTGTGTCCTCGTCAGAGTACGTACCAATGAAGCTACTCGCATTGCCTCTCCGTCAAGCGCTTCTCTGGTCTTATGCTGCTGTAAAGGGAGCACCCATAGTACCTCTGTCGCTCAGAGAAGTTTAAGAGGCCGCTGATCTGGTTGTGTACGCCTTTCATAGCATCAGatgcaag from Cercospora beticola chromosome 3, complete sequence includes the following:
- the PKS81 gene encoding Non-reducing polyketide synthase PKS8-1 (antiSMASH:Cluster_7~SMCOG1093:Beta-ketoacyl synthase), whose translation is MNLVYFSNEYPRGELQDTFRRLHNLSKDPAQICLHHFLRQASEAVKDEIKRLPTEEKDCVPPFDDLLRWGDEPEFREGPLCGAIEGTLLVFLQMATLIGYLSANPERLKDLQTAALTALGTGLLTAAGLATSATLADLPGAGADAVRLAFRLGIHVKRVSNNLESYAEDPDTWAYVVHKVDPTLAQETLDDFNHRIQASVPNYLFLSAFSPTSITVSGPPARLRSLFNRSELFRTSQYIPLPVYGGLCHAPHVYDLRDIASVVHGPTALNVPSSPVSAIWSPSTGSPYDVATATDLWENVICELLTKAITFDRVVESVVEKAQEDSQQDLTGVAYCFGNSIPLNDMITALSAGSGSKLPTVDLMSWLGKTSVTSSASHSLGPSQCKLAIVGMSCRLPGGATDNEGFWKILEEGLDVSRRIPADRFDIDSHHDPTGKQLNKTKTAYGCFLDEPGAFDASFFQMSPREAEVVDPQMRLMLVTAYEALEMSGYAGTGRTPSTASERIGTYYGQSADDYREVNQGQKVGTYYIPGGCRAFGPGRINYFFKFAGPSYSIDTACSSGLAAIEVACKAIWNGDVDTVLTGGVNVLTNPDGFTGLSQGHFLTTGHNACKTWDATADGYCRAEGIVSLVIKRLEDAEADNDNVLGVILGAGTNHSAEAVSITHPHAGHQEYLARQVLHQAGVDPIDISYVELHGTGTQAGDHEEVQGILNVYAPNIKKRRKKDQPLHIGAVKSNVGHGESVAGATALAKLLLMLQKESIPRHIGIKTEINPRLPTDFDQRNVHIPFSMTPWPRVEGKKRLAAINNFGAAGGNTTMILEEAPFRSATTDLDPRGAHVVTVSAKSKTSLRGNIERLLAYIDNPSNAEMRLADLAYTTTARRYQHTNRVAVTGASIPQVRKKLVSLLDGDHIENIKPVAKQQSPSIVFAFTGQGASLKSSNLELYRDSQVFRDQIAQLDRIAQSQGFESFIPAIDGSHPADYTGHSPVVTQLALVCTEIALARYWSSLGVNPDAVIGHSLGEYAAMHIGGVLSANDTIYLVGKRAQLLQEKCQVGSHVMMAVRADREQIKQAANGEPYEVACVNGPSDTVLSGTQSEMDKLAEILGAAGYRCIKLDVAFAFHSAQTDPILNDFEALAKSSVIFREPTMPIISPLLGRVVFDGKTLNAEYLRRSTRETVDFLSALRNAQSMSTVDDETTWLEIGPHPVCVGFIKSTFAPEKPLTIASMRRGEDNWSTVSDGLAAMHLAGVTIDWNEFHRPFERDGRLRLLTLPTYAWNEKNYWLQYNGDWCLTKGNDFYATMKPAASTQQSGNVSSFRTSLVQNIIDEEFTDVTGSVVMRSDLMEPDFLAAAHGHRMNNCGVVTSSIHADISYTLATYIYKKLHPGAKDAPLMNITNMAVTKGLVARSNTSLPQLIQVTAETQGAWQNGVTLTWQNVEEDNNNEVSEPFATATVTFEDNSAALRSWSSLTHLVLDRMETLDRLALEGQANRLSRNMAYNLFGSNLVNYADKYRGMQSVVINGLEGYADVQLTTQSTSGTWTVPPYFIDSVAHLAGFIMNCSDAMDTQKNYCVTPGWKSMRFAKPLVAGGRYRSYVRMIQREGGGYFGDVYIFQGDEIMGMVGDIEFHSYPRILLDRFFSPPDKASTSHRAPTRTVMPPTPSLTSSSSSESLRESPTPPSTKSHQAPSKLPTNMPNATPAPPKQKAQPAVAVAVVAPVSQGGGVTSKAIQLIIDETGLDSTALRDDVSFMDVGIDSLMSLVVSEKLKSELDVQVNGSLFLDYPTIGDLRAWLEEQYD